gttaagaataaaatttgctacaactttcataccaaaacttttttcgacAACGTTCCGATTCCAGTGCTCTACCAAAagcaagatgtaaaaccacgattttatCTAATTATCACCTATTCGaatttatctcgatatttatgcatctgggagcaaacgagtaaaagagcaatattgttacgaataaaatttgctacaactttcataccaaaactttttttctagaaCGGTCCGATTCCAGTGCTCTACCAAAagcaagatgtaaaaccacgatttcatctaattatcACCTATTCGaatttatctcgatatttatgcatttggAAGCAAAAGAgtaacagagcaatattgttaagaataaaatttgctacaacttttatactaaaacttttttttcgaaaacgttccgaattccGTGCTgtaccaacaacaagatgtaaaaccacgatttcatctaattatcACCTATTCGaatttatctcgatatttatgcatctggcagcaaaagagtaaaagagcaatattgttacgaataaaatttgctacaacttttatactaaaacttcttttctaaaacgttccgattCCAGTGCTCTACCAAAagcaagatgtaaaaccacgattttatCTAATTATCACCTATTCGaatttatctcgatatttatgcatctgggagcaaaagagtaaaagagcaatattgttaagaataaaatttgctacaacttttatactaaagctttttttctaaaacgttccgaattccGTGCTTTACCAActacaagatgtaaaaccacgatttcatctaattatcACCTATTCAaatttatctcgatatttatgcatctgggagcaaaagagtaacagagcaatattgttaagaataaaatttgctacaacttttatactaaaactttttttctaaaacgttccgaattccGTGCTGTACCAACAAcgagatgtaaaaccacgatttcatctaattatcACCTATTCGaatttatctcgatatttatgcatctggcagcaaaagagtaaaagagcaatattgttacgaataaaatttgctacaacttttatactaaaacttttttctaaaacgttctgATTCCATTGCTCTACCAAAAGCAAGatgtaaaatcacgatttcatctaattatcACCTATTCGaatttatctcgatatttatgcatctgggacCAAAAGCGCagaagagcaatattgttaagaataaaatttgctacaacttttatactaaaactttttttctaaatcctTCCGATTCCAGTATTCTACCAAAagcaagatgtaaaaccacgatttcatctcaTTTTCACCTATTCGaatttatctcgatatttatgcatctgggagcaaaagagtaaaagagcaatattgttacgaataaaatttgctacaacttttatactaaaactttttttctaaaacgttccgattCCATTGCTCTACCAAAAGCAAGATGTGAAACCACGATTTTATCTAATTATCACCTATTCGaatttatctcgatatttatgcatctgggagcaaaagagtaaaagagcaatattgttacgaataaaatttgctacaactttcataccaaaactttttttctacaaCGTTCCGATTCCAGTGCTCTACCAAAagcaagatgtaaaaccacgattttatCTAATTATCACCTATTCGaatttatctcgatatttatgcatctgggagcaaaagagtaaaagagcaatattgttaagaataaaatttgctacaacttttatactaaagctttttttctaaaacgttccgaattccGTGCTTTACCAActacaagatgtaaaaccacgatttcttCTAATTATCACCTATTCAaatttatctcgatatttatgcatctgggagcaaaagagtaaaagagcaatattgttaagaataacatttgctacaacttttatactaaaactttttttttaaaacgttccgaattccGTGCTgtaccaacaacaagatgtaaaaccacgatttcatctaattatGACCTATTCGAATTTATcttgatatttatgcatctggcagcaaaagagtaaaagagcaatattgttaagaataaaatttgctacaactttcataccaaaacttttttctacaACGTTCCGATTCCAGGGCTCTACCAAAagcaagatgtaaaaccacgattttatCTAATTATCACCTATTCGaatttatctcgatatttatgcatctggcagcaaaagagtaaaagagcaatattgttacgaataaaatttgctacaacttttatactaaaactttttttctaaaacgttccgattCCATTGCTCTACCAAAagcaagatgtaaaaccacgatttcatctaattatcACCTATTCGaatttatctcgatatttatgcatctgggagcaaaatagtaaaagagcaatattgctaagaataaaatttgctacaactctcataccaaaactttttttctaaaacgttcccaTTCCATTGCTCTACCAAAAGCAAGATGTGAAACCACGATTTTATCTAACTATCACCTATTCGaatttatctcgatatttatgcatctgggagcaaaagagtaaaagagcaatattgttacgaataaaatttgctacaactttcataccaaaactttttttctagaaCGGTCCGATTCCAGTGCTCTACCAAAagcaagatgtaaaaccacgattttatCTAATTATCACCTATTCGaatttatctcgatatttatgcatctgggagcaaaacagtaaaagagcaatattgttaagactaaaatttgctacaacttttatattaaaacttttttccaaaatattcCGAATTGTGAGCTAAACTTTCGGATGTCTAATGTATAAACAGCGAGCTAAACACGGTGTTGTTCTAAGTGCTGTACAAGGTTAATGAGAAAGAATTAAGAAcgggcattttgtgatttcaatagaagaaactatgtgGAATCGAATAACGTATAGATCCTGATAATCgagtacatcgtttacgagttatgatTACCCAAAAAAGGTAATTTTTGTGTTACCTCCTCAATATTTTGGCGTTTCGAATCTGGCATTTCCTCTTTCGTATTGGGACAAGGATTAAGATTTGGAATAAGATATTACTGAGCTTTTTGATAACAAATcgatatcaataaaaaaaagttacaagaaatttcaattaaaattaaacttttatgTTCGTGTCTATGTAGGTCGGAGGAACAATGAAATTCCACGTGAATTCGTCCTAGAATTGTCGTTTACTTTAAATTGTTGGGCTCGTAAAGGtttcaaaaatagaaaagacCCGATAATAAAACGTGCCCGTGAGGTAAAACACCACCACAGAAAACATTTATTCATTGCTGTTTAGTAACGGCCGGTTTAAtagtttttgcaaatttagaattttctttaataaatcatccgctaaatttaaaattttccacttcaattccaaaatttatattacataGTCTTTTAAAGGTAATCGTTAATATGTATTAATAAACTAATCACGCGATAATCGCAATTAATCGtgcgaaaaaatatttatacgcTAGGCAGGTAATAATTTGTCACCATCCTCATCCGGTATTctaggtaaaaaaaaataatgacaaAGTTAAATTGTTGacttaataactttaaaaactagttttaTTAGACGAATTATGAATACCAttgaaacacaaaaaaaataacttaccaAAGAAAATcgatataataatttaagcgATGATTCACTTCGATGTTGTTTAGTAGTAATACAATATCAATTAGTAACATTTAAAACACCATATctatttattacattattacctaatttctttataaagcCTAATCACCAGGTGTTATATTTCacttcttaaaattttaacaaaacctgaattaaaacttattttttgcgtcaagaaaataaaacaaaaccacGTGGCCAATAAATTCTTCAACaatctatatatttttttaaaattttttgtcaCCACTGAAATCGTATAAAATACGTTTAAAGCCAAACGTAATACGATGAGTACTGAGCGCAGGTTAGGTATTAGTGTGTGTGTTGTGTATGTCGTTCGTTATAAAGACCGCTTGCAAACGAACGCTTTTTTGCAGCTTGTAATGAAGGGAGGGCGCAAGTCAATAAGATCCCCAGATATTCCCCTCTTTtcaacgacgacgacgacaacGATAACCGTAAGGCGCATTTACAAAGGAAAACACCTCGCTCATCACGTATACCTTTAAATTTTACCTGACGCCAAAGACACCgtaaaataaaatcgtatCAGAACGTACGATGCGTCATTTCCTTTTCAAAAGTTAAAACaaacttgtttattaatatttagaacTTGTTTTTGCATCAATTtgaattgaataataaattgatttagaaAAATCCCTATAAAAGATAAATTGACTAGAACCCAAAATTGATCATTTAAATCgtcataacaattttatttgattttagtaaaataGAACATGGTCAAAACGGATTAACAATCTTGTTTTTAAAACAGTAAAACAATACGTTTTATACAGAAAATGTAAGCATTAccttgtaaaatatttttatctccaactaaCATTAAAGCAAAACCAACCCAAGTTGAGATAAATCCCAAGTATTTAAACGAACCAGTTTGTCTATTCCTAAAGAATTCGCTTCAAAACAACCAAACGATGAACAACTACAAGTTTGTTAATCTATTTTGTGCGTTGGTGCTTTTTTGGAGTTTTCGAATTTCTCATTGTGAAGTtgttggtaaaaataaaacggcaagactatgtaattttattttaaatctttttgtttttgatttggaattatttttttgtgtattttgtttttagttgGATCTTTATTTGGTGGAGATCCTCCGTGTACTGGTTGCCCACCGCATTTTTGTGACGACGATCCCGCTGTTATCTATGGCTATTGTTGTGGTTGCGCCCAATTCTatcgtaaataattttttttgttaagtatattagttaattatatttttctagAATACCTACCTATAAGATGTTCATCAAGTGTTCATTGTCCTTTAAATGGATATGAACTATGTGAGAGATTCGATTATATGATGAGATGTTGTTGTGGACGATAAtgtaaaacttaaaatatactTCGATTTGGAATTATCTTAttgtatttgatatttttttaataaaattaatgcaaaaataaataagtcaTAATTTTCAATAGGGCCCATATCCCATATTATTTTGTAGAAGATATGATATAAATCCAATATGCCTATAGAAATTTGGTGGTTATTAgtgtttaaatataaacttaaataaataataacataattaaatatttattttgaaaatagtaAATTCCTACGGTGGGCATTTAAGCAGTAACGAATTTATTGTTAGTTTGTGTATGAGTATGAAACATAAGGAAGCACTTCACGTTTAGGCAGAAATTTTTCATCCCGTCATCATGAATAAAACATGATGACAACCCACCTACCTTTCGGTTGCATCTTCCTCTTCAAGCCAACTACTCCCAAGGCCACTCACTGGCTTCGCCTACTAACCATTTCTAATCACCCATATCGTTGTCATCGATATTTCCACCTAGCCTACTCTCTCCTCACTTCCGGCCACTCCTGCAAGATATGCTGCAGGGTCCTCACTCGCCTCAAACACACACACATCCGGTTCATCTCCCTCATtcgaaatcttttaaaatatatattaaatggACAATATCCCGTCATCAGCAGAATGCCTTTACTGGACATGGCCACCTCTCACAACTTCCCCCTCATTATCTTGATCGTCTTCGGCTACCTCGCAATAACATCATTCGTTCCCCATACATCTTCTCTCCCATTCGCTCTGTTTCAGCTTTAACCACTTCTTGCGCATAGCTTCATCGACCAAATACGGGGGAGTGAAATGTCATCAGGTTGACTATGAAAAATTCTATTGTCAGGTTTTTCaggattaacattttttgtcgTATTTGTTCAACCCTTGCCAGCTTTATTCTCAAAACTGAAGCAGGAATTTCGTCGACTGAAGAAAAATTGTCATTATTTCGTAAATTTCTTTCTATTGGAGTTGGAAATTGTGTTCGAAGCAAATTATTTCAGTTTATAGAATCCTCAACTCCTGGATTTTCATCGATTTGATATCCGCAAGCATtctctgcttggaaaattgacATTTCTTAACAGGTTATTGTCACCTTCTGCAACAATAGAAAGAATAAGAACTCAAATTTTCTTGTTGAGGTGTCTATCCGATTCGAATGTTggcaattataattttgacagCAGCTCGAAACAATTTTGCTGATGTTTTCTCAAACCCAGTCCACGGTTTCGCAGCCTTCTTCAGAAAGCCTTCTTTTGCCGAGTCGTCTTTTTCTTTTGACTTTCCTGACATTATGGATTGGAGTAAGCGATATCGGTGTTGATTTCTCAAGAAATGTCCTAGGTACTCGATTTTATGCGTTTGATGGTATACATGATATCCGATTCCTTGTTCATTCTTTGTAGCACTGTCCATAGTATTTTGTGCATTCGTCTATTCAACCATGTCTCAAATACTTTCAGTGTTTTAGTTGTGGCTTCTATTAAAATCCAGGATTCCTGAGGACTCTTAGATTGTTGATGATTCTCTTGAATTCTTAGATGTCATGACTTTTGACAGTTTtgcttattttattaaaaacttccCCCGTTTTTCCTATACGgcattttatttcttgttcATTGTTCTATTGCTCATATATAGTTGCCAGGTATATTGCTTACGGCAATGTGAGATTCGATCTACTAACTTTGCTAATCCCTCTATGCTATCTGTCATCACCATATCTAATTATTTCAccatattatttatttcaactcATTTCTATTTCTGCACATCTCTCTGCCGCTGGCTTGTCTGATCCTTCTCCTAATCTGTctctatttctttttgtattccTCTTTGCTCCATCAGGTTTAAGATATCTCATCTGTCATCCATGATTtccttttcgttttttatctggTTGTAAGAACTTCTTTGCTGtttctattttctttaaattatgATTTCCTCTTGTATGACGTTCTCTTGTTTTATCCGCTTGACCTTTTCAATGATGAAATCACCTACCTTTTGCTTTACTGGGAGATGTTGAAAAATTGTCATATCATATTTAATTACAGccattttcttcaatttcaccTTCATGACTCCTATCAAGGATGTGTAGTCTGATTCAATATATGCTCCCAGATAAGTTCTAACTAATATGAAAGAGTTTCTATATCTACTATTGATTAATATCTCTTAATATCGGTATCTCCTGGTTTATCTGCTGCCGATTTTCATTTGTATAATCTCCTTGGTCGTAATTTATAGAATCTATTTAACGCTACTAATTATCCTCTATGAAACTCTTCAGCCAGTCACCTCTctgatttcatttaatttagaatcaaTTTGACTTGTAATCAGTTTAATTGGGATATAGCCAATTaatcttatttcttttataagtaataaataagattacgcaatataaatttgcattgataatataaaagaacagaaaaacaattaaattaataatcataatttatttatttgacaGATACAACTGGaatgtttttttgaacaaGTATATATTTACAATGGACGAATAAAATCATTGTGATTAAGTACAATTCGCAGTACacttttttgcatttttttaaaattgcccCAAACCGATTGAATTTTATTCgcaataacaaatttattggaattttacaattgtattttgttttattttaattagtacGTTATAACTTATTATACCTAGTAGAataaattttgcaataaaattcatcttgtggtaattataaaatgtaagTAATTATTATAGTGCAAATTAACGTAATAATATTACAATAAGAGTAATAAATCGAATACTGAacgtaaaaaatcaaattcgattatttcacaaaatattcaaattcaaaattgtaaagaaaaaaaaattataataaacaatgTGTAATcacagaaaaaatatttatctaaTTATGCAGAGCATCTGGTAAAGGTGTTCCATAAAGGTACTACACATTAGTCGTCATAATAATTATATCCTAAACCACAAAAGTaccataattttattttaggtcaGAATTATTTGATATACAATTAACTTATCAAATTTATGGGACACCTTTGTACGACCCCTGCAGATATAACAAATAAAGATGTTAATAAAACATCTTATTTAACCAGAcgaatttaaacaaatcaagAATTCCAGCCCTTTCAAAGATTAGGTTTTTAGAGCATGACATCCTCCTGTagtcattttcttttaaaacttttatttttagaagcAGCAAAATCAAGTTCGGGTAAAGCAGAAATACTCGGAATATTTTTCGAAGAACTAACGTTATTTTGCGTTTTACCCACTCcataattaatatcaaaatgaccCGGATTCGTTATTATATTCGGCGTAAATCCTCCGTTTCTTTGTTGAATTTTCCCCACATCATGaaattgttgttgttgaaCCGGTGCACTGGATACAAACTCCGTCCAATCATCATCGTCATTTGTAGCTGTTTTATCCCCGAATGATTGATACGGTTCCAAATTCAATTTGGCCGGTTGAAAATGGTTCGGCAAATATATATTTTGAGCTAATTTAGGAAATATCGGTCcgtttaaatgattttgatattgTTGGCTGATTGTTAATGGTTGTTGATGCACGTTTTTATGTGAAGAAAGAATTTGAGAGTGTTGTTGTTGGTGTGGTCTTAAAGAAGTTGTGTTAGATGGTATTTTCGTTTGAATCAAACCCATGGGAGTTATCACAGGAATTGGTTGCTTAGGGGGTTGTAATTGTGATAATTGGGGTACTGAAAGCTGTTGAAATGACGGTTTTAAAGGTTCTTGATTTGAAACAAAATCAGTCCATTCATCATCTAAACAAGTTTTTTCgctttgtttaatatttttagggTCTTTGCTCACactattttcgttattaacaacattttttgtgttaaaatcaAAGTTACCGTtaacgataacatttttttgatttgattcgATATTTTCTTTAGAGCCGctatcatttaaatttaatgtaaccGCGTTATTTTCAACTACAACGTTATCACAAGCATTTTTTCGACTATAACTTAACTCAATATGTAATAACTCATCAGACGTAACTCCCGGATCTGGCCATAAAATTACGGGTTGTTCAGAAACGGTTTTCGTTTctggttttaaaatttcgGACGATGCTCGAATTGGTTGCAAAATATTCTCAAGCGACGTTTTTCTTTCCTCAATAACCGCGACGTTGATCGTTTTTTCTGGTAAACTCATTTGGAAATCCGTAAATTCATCATCTTCATTAATTATactaatattttcattaattttattcacttCCAACGATTTTCTAACATCTAACGTTTCAACgttcattatttcaaaatcgttttcgatagtatttgttaaaatattttttgttaaaacatcTGGCGTTGTTTTACTTTCAATTAAATCAGTTGAGATGTAAGTTTCTTTTAAAGGTATCGTTTTTTGCCAGGCAAACGACGTAGATGAAGATGACTGCCCGCCGATGAAATCGTCGAAATCTTCAACGTTTTGATTCGAAACGTTTGTTTCAGACCTTATTTCGGTGTCGGTTATCAATTGGAGAGATTTGACTGATTCGTTATCGCTGTGACTTCTTCGATGTGAAATAAAATCGTGAGATTTTTCGGCTTTTTCATCTTTCAATTCTGGTGGTAATgctattaacaattaataaaaattattattattactattataatggattacaacaaaaattcagatcaaatttgttttaatatgcaaaaatatataggAAATTACTATCTGTGCCAAATAATAGAAAcactttagattttaaattaacttttggcAATGATAGTAATATCACCGAAATATAAATAACCAATAGTCAATGGCCTTTATAGAGTTCATTTATTAGTAACTCTATATTAATTGTATatataaaagattaaaatttatattggaGTATTAATTTTACTTCTTTAGGATTTTCTTTAACAGTATTAATATCATGTAAGGtttcattcaataaaaatgctGGTTGTAAATGATCAATATGTATTGATTTAAACAATTCTTTGTGTAtaaatggttttaattttaaatgaaagttAGTCTGAGTTGGTCtcaaatttgcaaaagatTCACGCAGACTAAGAAGAAGTTGATCTGTGTCTATCAAACAGTTTGATTTAAGAAAGAATTCGCCTGGAAGACGAAGAGGTTGTCCAAACACAAGGTCAGCAGCAAAACAtcccagatcttcttttaAAGAAGATCTGAGtcctaataaaattattggaaGATCATGAAACCAACTGTTGCTACTTCCACGTGCAACAatggaatttttgaatatacGATGAATTCTCTTCAATATTTCATTGCTTTCTGGATGATAAACAGAAGTGCTAATTTGTGTAGAACCAAGTATTTGCCATGGTGGTCGCTGAAGTGTCTATAATTGGAAATGTTTCTGGCCATCGAGTAAAACGTTCAATAACTGTTAAAATGTATGAATAACCAGAAGAATGAGTAAGAGGTCCAACAAGatctatatgtatatgttCCAATCTGCCTTGTGAAACATTTATATGCTGAATAGAAGATTTTCCAAAGAGACTTTACTCATGTGAGGTCAAAAGAAGAGCGTCTTTAATAAATGACGAGTTCCACGTATACCATGATATGCCAAGATATGAAacataatgaaatttttgaaaaatttgtttgcagAGTTTTTCgggaatataaattttaggaATGGATACATCACACCA
This genomic stretch from Onthophagus taurus isolate NC chromosome 7, IU_Otau_3.0, whole genome shotgun sequence harbors:
- the LOC111422868 gene encoding uncharacterized protein, with amino-acid sequence MNNYKFVNLFCALVLFWSFRISHCEVVGKNKTARLFGSLFGGDPPCTGCPPHFCDDDPAVIYGYCCGCAQFYQYLPIRCSSSVHCPLNGYELCERFDYMMRCCCGR